In a single window of the Leptospira wolffii serovar Khorat str. Khorat-H2 genome:
- a CDS encoding amino acid--tRNA ligase-related protein produces the protein MNLINLQTLILRSKFLQSVRKFFTEREFLEIDTPALKRVGGMEPYLDPFGVLSPSMEEKGYLITSPEYSLKQALSLGVKKVYEIAHTFRSGERGSSYHTAEFLMLEFYQSNVRLEGAMDLIFELISDVSYEIGKPIIQPKINRWKVKELLTQFARLDDWNRNSLEKKIRELKLTGLDLNELTYEDCFYLVFLNLVEPKLPSEFTFIYDYPPEMAALSKIEDGCAKRFELYFGNIELSNSFYELQDVEEQRKRFSEEQRLRQKLGKEVFPMNKEFLFALERGIPECTGVSIGLDRLFMVILGLNSLEEVSPYWNQI, from the coding sequence ATGAATCTAATAAACCTGCAAACTCTAATCTTACGATCGAAATTTCTCCAATCTGTTCGCAAATTTTTTACGGAAAGGGAATTCCTGGAAATAGATACACCTGCTTTAAAGAGAGTTGGTGGGATGGAGCCATATTTGGATCCCTTCGGCGTCTTATCACCTAGTATGGAGGAAAAAGGATATTTGATAACGTCGCCGGAATATTCTTTAAAACAGGCGCTCTCACTTGGAGTTAAAAAGGTATATGAAATAGCTCATACTTTCCGGTCAGGAGAAAGAGGGAGTTCCTACCATACTGCCGAATTCCTGATGCTGGAGTTTTATCAATCTAATGTCAGGTTGGAAGGTGCGATGGATCTCATATTTGAGCTCATTTCCGATGTCTCATATGAGATCGGTAAACCGATTATTCAACCTAAGATCAACCGCTGGAAGGTGAAGGAACTCCTTACCCAATTTGCCCGGTTAGACGATTGGAATCGAAATTCCCTAGAGAAGAAAATTAGGGAGTTAAAATTGACGGGGTTGGATTTAAATGAACTTACTTATGAGGATTGTTTTTATCTCGTTTTTTTGAACTTAGTGGAACCGAAACTCCCTTCCGAGTTTACTTTCATATATGATTATCCACCGGAGATGGCCGCGTTGTCTAAAATCGAAGATGGATGTGCAAAACGCTTTGAATTGTACTTCGGAAATATAGAACTCTCGAATTCATTCTATGAGTTGCAGGATGTAGAGGAGCAGCGAAAGAGATTCTCGGAAGAGCAGCGTCTAAGGCAAAAATTGGGGAAGGAAGTCTTTCCCATGAACAAGGAGTTTTTGTTCGCCCTGGAAAGGGGCATTCCCGAATGCACGGGGGTGTCGATCGGATTGGATCGACTCTTTATGGTGATTTTAGGCTTAAATTCACTGGAAGAAGTAAGTCCGTATTGGAATCAGATTTAA
- a CDS encoding DUF4279 domain-containing protein, with the protein MKTSQSSYPKCWALISISHPNLDTQTLTRELGIRPDLSVGKGVPSISGSSISAPVWQIYSKKEANAPLEDHIWELLERISPRRKEFQTICEKYSVVLYCSVEYNNGGLEETSLSPRTLLLIGNLGLTLSFHAWRIPEKGRRLEDKD; encoded by the coding sequence ATGAAAACAAGTCAGTCGTCTTATCCGAAATGCTGGGCCCTTATATCCATATCTCATCCGAATTTAGATACTCAGACTTTAACTCGAGAATTAGGTATCCGACCGGATCTTTCGGTAGGTAAAGGAGTTCCTTCTATTTCTGGTTCTTCGATCTCTGCTCCGGTATGGCAAATATATTCCAAAAAAGAAGCGAATGCGCCCTTGGAGGATCATATCTGGGAATTACTGGAAAGAATTTCACCTCGACGTAAGGAATTCCAAACCATTTGCGAAAAATATTCAGTCGTTTTATACTGTTCAGTAGAATATAATAATGGTGGTTTAGAGGAAACTTCCTTGAGTCCTAGGACTTTATTACTGATCGGGAACCTCGGGCTTACTTTGAGCTTTCACGCTTGGAGGATTCCAGAGAAAGGTCGCAGATTAGAGGATAAGGATTAA
- a CDS encoding response regulator transcription factor, producing the protein MKNILVIEDDPDIGNLIRKSLDSAHYRTTIQTSGEEGLKYYKANHPDLLILDLSLPDIDGMDVCRTVRRSDENTPIFIVTARNEEIDRIMGLELGADDYITKPFSVRELKTRVDVFFRRWDKKAGIKPNIGSGGEIIRGSLKIDPIRRRVTLKDQVINISRKEFDILQLMATSPGKVFSREMILESVWGMEWDGFERMIDSHIKRIRSKLEKNSAQPEWIETIWGIGYRFTDNFESIVIPD; encoded by the coding sequence ATGAAGAATATTCTCGTAATCGAAGACGATCCGGATATCGGCAATCTCATCCGAAAGTCCCTGGATTCGGCTCATTATAGGACGACAATTCAGACCTCAGGAGAAGAAGGCCTAAAATATTATAAGGCAAACCACCCGGATTTACTGATTTTAGACCTCTCCTTACCGGATATTGATGGAATGGATGTTTGTAGAACGGTCCGTCGATCCGATGAAAATACACCAATTTTTATCGTTACTGCAAGAAATGAAGAAATCGATCGAATCATGGGATTGGAACTCGGAGCCGACGACTATATTACCAAGCCCTTCTCCGTGAGAGAACTGAAAACGAGAGTGGACGTATTCTTTCGACGCTGGGACAAAAAGGCGGGAATTAAACCTAATATTGGAAGCGGGGGAGAAATCATCAGAGGGTCGCTAAAAATTGATCCAATCCGCAGGCGTGTAACGCTTAAAGACCAAGTAATTAATATATCCAGAAAAGAATTTGATATCCTCCAACTAATGGCTACATCTCCAGGAAAAGTATTTTCACGAGAAATGATTCTCGAGTCAGTCTGGGGAATGGAATGGGACGGATTCGAAAGAATGATAGATTCCCATATTAAGAGAATTCGCTCCAAACTTGAAAAGAATTCCGCTCAACCGGAATGGATTGAAACCATTTGGGGAATCGGCTACCGTTTTACTGATAATTTCGAAAGTATCGTTATTCCAGATTAA
- a CDS encoding DUF1564 family protein, translating to MTKLNYHKSSSDEISLKSKYTKDRKVSTLIIPPRYLKEVRKKGVTRLLEKALTTQSHILKTRLRINKSSPNIKYQTSLGTKTRKYYTKINFRPKPEHWAQLRSLALSHGVSMCYLFIFLLEALLLNSSLNKVSTVWQLKATLRYGLQRNTLVRDLWITEFVKEDVYENRRRESSDPKIA from the coding sequence ATGACGAAGCTAAACTATCATAAATCTAGTTCCGATGAGATCTCCCTAAAAAGCAAATACACAAAAGATCGTAAAGTATCGACCTTAATTATTCCTCCGCGGTATCTGAAGGAGGTTCGGAAAAAGGGAGTAACCCGACTCCTCGAAAAAGCTCTAACCACTCAAAGTCACATTCTAAAAACAAGACTGCGAATTAACAAATCCTCACCGAATATAAAATACCAAACCTCTTTAGGAACAAAGACTCGAAAATACTATACTAAAATTAACTTTAGACCGAAGCCTGAGCATTGGGCGCAATTAAGAAGTTTAGCACTTTCCCACGGGGTATCCATGTGCTACTTATTCATTTTTCTATTAGAAGCTCTTTTGCTGAATTCCTCTCTTAATAAAGTAAGTACCGTTTGGCAATTAAAAGCAACATTACGGTACGGCCTGCAAAGGAACACACTCGTTCGAGACCTTTGGATAACGGAGTTTGTTAAGGAGGATGTTTATGAAAACAGGCGGCGAGAATCTTCCGACCCTAAAATCGCCTAA
- a CDS encoding 4a-hydroxytetrahydrobiopterin dehydratase, whose translation MNNSPRPVTDDELRKELPLGWEVAEVSGIKKLRKTYELTKYSSGIDLVIKLAGLADTMDHHPDILLGYRVVKVEIYTHTIEGISALDLQFAIAAEKIHLKE comes from the coding sequence ATGAACAATTCTCCGCGTCCCGTCACCGATGATGAATTAAGGAAGGAACTCCCCCTCGGATGGGAGGTAGCGGAGGTGTCCGGCATTAAAAAACTGAGAAAAACGTACGAATTAACAAAGTATTCCTCTGGTATAGATCTAGTTATCAAACTGGCCGGCTTAGCGGACACCATGGATCATCATCCCGATATTCTATTAGGGTATCGAGTTGTTAAGGTGGAAATATATACCCACACTATAGAAGGTATATCCGCACTTGACCTGCAGTTTGCGATTGCAGCAGAGAAAATTCACTTAAAAGAATAA
- a CDS encoding DUF883 family protein produces the protein MSKADNLSEELQILKDKAKKITGKAREEYLEHVSDLKEKLKQVTGETSEKAKQIIDQTGTYIKENPQKATLIGLGVGVGIGLVIGLLLRRK, from the coding sequence ATGTCTAAAGCAGATAATTTAAGCGAAGAACTCCAAATACTAAAAGATAAGGCCAAGAAAATAACTGGCAAGGCTCGGGAGGAATACTTGGAACACGTATCAGATCTTAAAGAGAAGCTAAAACAAGTCACCGGAGAAACTAGCGAAAAAGCGAAGCAAATTATCGATCAAACCGGTACGTATATCAAGGAAAATCCTCAAAAAGCGACTCTGATTGGCTTGGGTGTTGGCGTTGGAATTGGATTAGTAATCGGCCTATTATTACGTAGAAAATAA
- a CDS encoding LBF_4227 family protein — protein sequence MARDNHSQESFQEAKESQSGSSFLNFELKEQLLAFINSFIEYFETLFLYFQRIAVEKAIAGVQAYIFLKVGLFFIGLSSLLFLSAFFIYIQRLFGGDPLPAALSTGALCLILSLFSLLLSFKKIQS from the coding sequence GTGGCGAGAGACAACCATTCTCAAGAATCCTTTCAAGAGGCGAAAGAATCTCAATCTGGTTCCTCCTTCTTGAACTTCGAGCTAAAGGAGCAACTTCTCGCCTTCATCAATTCGTTTATCGAGTATTTTGAAACTCTATTCCTCTATTTTCAGAGAATAGCGGTAGAGAAAGCCATTGCAGGCGTCCAGGCTTATATATTCCTAAAAGTCGGTCTCTTTTTCATAGGGCTGAGCAGCCTATTGTTCTTAAGCGCTTTTTTTATCTATATCCAAAGGCTTTTTGGCGGAGATCCTCTACCTGCGGCCTTATCAACGGGCGCCCTATGCCTAATCCTCTCTCTCTTTTCCCTACTCCTTTCCTTCAAGAAGATACAGTCTTAA
- the pyk gene encoding pyruvate kinase has protein sequence MKNELVNFRKTKIICTIGPATADKKMIQALAEAGMNIARLNMSHGNHEFHRSVIRAIKSLNKDVLKHPIAILLDTQGPEIRTGDLQVDHLDLKVGESFTFHIIPGEESEEQSVFVNYRDIVKDLKIGDRVTVDNGLINLVVEEIQETALKCKVVDGGKLGSRKHINLPGIRVNLPSITQKDHKDILFGLEEDVDFIALSFVRSAEDIHQLRKIIEENNGHSAIVAKIEDQEAVRNMVEIVEASDGVMVARGDLGVELPIEELPIIQRSIVRECAIKGKRVIVATHLLESMINNPSPTRAEVTDVANAVFEEADAIMLSGETAAGKFPVRCVDMLHKIAERVENAPGLGYVQERIPSNKKEEMAKSAAMLSDSIKCPAIIVITRRGTTALNVASFHPRHPLIYAFTNMTTVRRKLWLTRSVIPYRIDFSSDPEKTIKLAIETLKASGRVKDGDQVVILSDIIAGADRVETIQIREVK, from the coding sequence ATGAAGAACGAGTTAGTTAATTTCAGAAAAACTAAAATCATTTGTACGATCGGGCCCGCGACTGCGGACAAAAAAATGATTCAGGCTTTGGCGGAAGCAGGAATGAATATCGCCAGATTGAACATGTCGCACGGAAATCATGAATTTCATCGCTCCGTGATTCGAGCGATTAAATCTTTGAATAAAGACGTTCTCAAGCATCCGATCGCCATTCTTCTGGATACCCAAGGTCCTGAAATTAGGACGGGGGACCTGCAAGTGGACCACCTGGACCTGAAAGTGGGAGAGTCTTTTACCTTTCATATTATTCCCGGAGAAGAATCGGAAGAACAATCCGTATTCGTAAATTATAGGGATATAGTTAAGGATTTAAAAATCGGAGACCGGGTAACCGTCGATAACGGCCTTATCAATCTCGTCGTGGAAGAGATTCAGGAGACGGCTTTGAAATGCAAGGTCGTGGATGGAGGTAAGTTAGGTTCAAGAAAACATATCAACTTGCCCGGTATTCGAGTCAATCTTCCTTCCATTACTCAAAAGGATCATAAGGATATTCTCTTCGGTTTGGAAGAGGATGTGGATTTTATCGCCCTTTCGTTCGTTCGTTCGGCCGAAGATATTCACCAGCTCCGGAAAATTATCGAAGAGAATAACGGACATTCTGCGATCGTAGCGAAAATCGAGGATCAGGAAGCGGTCAGAAATATGGTCGAGATCGTGGAAGCTTCCGATGGAGTGATGGTGGCTAGGGGAGATTTAGGGGTTGAGTTGCCTATCGAAGAACTGCCTATCATACAGCGCTCTATCGTCAGAGAGTGCGCGATCAAAGGTAAGAGAGTGATTGTGGCCACTCACTTATTGGAATCGATGATCAATAATCCTTCTCCCACTAGAGCCGAGGTTACGGATGTCGCGAACGCGGTCTTCGAAGAGGCGGATGCAATCATGCTTTCCGGAGAGACTGCTGCCGGTAAATTTCCGGTTCGTTGCGTGGATATGCTTCATAAGATCGCCGAGAGAGTTGAGAATGCTCCCGGTCTAGGTTATGTGCAGGAGAGAATTCCTTCTAATAAGAAAGAGGAAATGGCGAAATCAGCTGCCATGCTTTCGGATTCCATTAAATGTCCCGCTATCATAGTGATTACTCGAAGAGGGACGACAGCTTTGAATGTGGCTTCTTTCCATCCTAGACACCCTTTGATTTACGCTTTTACGAATATGACAACGGTTCGAAGAAAGCTTTGGCTGACTCGAAGCGTTATTCCGTATCGCATCGATTTTTCGAGTGATCCGGAGAAGACGATTAAGTTGGCGATTGAGACTTTGAAGGCGAGCGGTAGAGTGAAGGATGGGGATCAGGTGGTGATTCTGTCCGATATTATTGCGGGGGCGGACCGGGTGGAGACGATCCAAATCCGGGAAGTTAAATAA
- the asd gene encoding aspartate-semialdehyde dehydrogenase, protein MSKINVAVLGATGSVGQRFIQLLENHPYFQVTHLCASENSAGKTYAEVMKKRWKISSDIPSYARDIIVSLPDPQKTTGVKLAFSGLDASIAGDVELAYANAGIHIISNSKNHRMEENVPLLSAEVNSSHLEVLSSQKTPGKIVTNSNCTIMGVTISLKPLFDRFGIDSVMLFSMQAISGAGYPGVPSMDIIGNVVPFIGGEEEKAEIEPLKCLGKVEGGKIVHADFPISAHCNRVPVFDGHTVCVSIKFKKKASESEILDAWSSFKGEPQDLQLPSAPNPTILYRKEEDRPQPRLDLETGKSMTTVIGRLRPDPILDWKYVVLSHNTVRGAAGAALLNAELMYRKNLL, encoded by the coding sequence ATGAGCAAAATTAACGTCGCAGTTTTGGGAGCCACCGGCTCGGTCGGGCAAAGATTCATCCAACTTTTGGAAAACCATCCGTATTTTCAGGTCACTCATCTTTGTGCTTCGGAGAATAGCGCGGGCAAAACATATGCGGAAGTGATGAAGAAGAGATGGAAGATTTCTTCGGATATACCTTCTTATGCCCGAGACATAATCGTGAGCTTGCCGGATCCGCAAAAGACAACGGGAGTTAAGTTGGCATTCTCCGGATTGGACGCTTCGATTGCCGGAGATGTGGAACTCGCCTACGCGAATGCGGGAATACATATCATCTCCAATTCTAAGAACCATAGAATGGAGGAAAATGTTCCTTTGCTTTCCGCCGAAGTCAATTCTTCCCACTTGGAGGTTCTTTCTTCTCAAAAGACTCCGGGCAAGATCGTGACTAATTCGAATTGCACTATTATGGGAGTGACGATCTCACTGAAACCTCTCTTCGACAGATTCGGAATCGATTCGGTCATGCTATTCTCCATGCAGGCGATATCCGGTGCCGGGTATCCAGGGGTTCCTAGCATGGATATCATAGGCAACGTAGTCCCTTTCATAGGCGGAGAAGAGGAGAAGGCTGAAATCGAACCTCTGAAATGCCTGGGTAAGGTAGAGGGCGGCAAAATCGTCCATGCGGATTTCCCTATTTCCGCGCATTGTAACCGGGTTCCGGTTTTCGACGGACATACGGTTTGTGTTTCCATAAAATTCAAAAAGAAGGCTTCCGAGTCGGAAATTTTGGATGCTTGGTCGTCTTTTAAAGGAGAGCCTCAGGATCTACAATTGCCTTCGGCTCCGAATCCTACGATCTTGTATCGCAAGGAAGAAGATCGGCCTCAGCCTAGACTGGACTTGGAAACCGGAAAAAGTATGACAACCGTAATCGGACGCCTTCGGCCGGATCCGATTTTGGATTGGAAGTACGTAGTGCTAAGTCATAATACGGTCCGTGGAGCGGCCGGAGCCGCCCTGCTGAACGCCGAGTTGATGTATCGGAAAAACCTTCTCTAA
- a CDS encoding MBOAT family O-acyltransferase yields MNFTTPLYFFFFLLIFLLRWILPFFRFFPAWIPKPFLLIGSYCFYLSWNPKFGFLLFATSLLDFCIGKNMGPAGAKHNRLLLALSVGANLSALAFFKYFNFFIESGSALFSAFGLFLPFPVWHIVLPVGISFYTFQSLSYTIDVYRGEIPPEKNFWNYALFLSFFPQLVAGPIVPARAFLPQLAEWKNWASLDIREGLVLILIGVWKKAVLADTIAEISDLVFRAPDSVSSFHAWMGVFAYALQIYFDFSGYTDIALGSALLLGFRLVENFRMPYLASSFSDFWRRWHISLSSWLRNYLYIPLGGSRKGDLRTYSNLMITMLLGGLWHGASWNFVVWGGIHGALLAMERFFDFSFLKPRKKGERERLEVFLSIVYRVFVILSIVLVWIFFRSPNWEITIRVFSKLFLWSQGLEPNPFWTRIFVSVFFIFSLSTWIGSREESKGRFKNWYLGLNPVLFGILVSSGLLIAVLFSADSQPFLYFVF; encoded by the coding sequence TTGAATTTTACTACCCCTCTATACTTCTTTTTTTTCCTTCTAATTTTTTTGCTCCGCTGGATTTTACCGTTTTTCCGGTTTTTCCCAGCTTGGATCCCTAAGCCCTTCTTGCTTATAGGTAGTTATTGCTTTTATCTTTCTTGGAATCCCAAATTCGGATTTCTTCTTTTTGCTACCTCCCTTTTGGATTTTTGTATCGGGAAGAATATGGGCCCTGCGGGAGCGAAGCACAATCGACTTCTACTCGCTTTATCCGTAGGGGCAAATCTTTCGGCTTTGGCCTTCTTTAAATATTTCAATTTCTTTATAGAGAGTGGAAGTGCCCTTTTTTCGGCATTTGGGCTATTTTTGCCTTTTCCTGTATGGCATATTGTATTGCCCGTAGGGATCTCTTTTTATACATTTCAGTCCCTTAGTTACACCATTGATGTCTACCGAGGAGAAATTCCGCCGGAAAAAAATTTCTGGAATTACGCGCTTTTTCTTTCCTTCTTTCCTCAGCTGGTTGCCGGACCGATTGTTCCTGCTCGAGCGTTTTTGCCTCAATTAGCCGAATGGAAGAATTGGGCGAGCTTGGATATTCGAGAGGGTCTCGTTTTGATCTTAATCGGAGTTTGGAAAAAAGCGGTGCTTGCGGATACGATTGCAGAGATCTCCGATCTTGTCTTTCGAGCTCCCGATTCAGTATCTTCTTTTCATGCTTGGATGGGTGTTTTTGCATACGCCTTGCAGATCTATTTCGATTTCAGCGGGTACACGGATATTGCTCTAGGTTCGGCCCTCCTTTTGGGTTTCCGGCTAGTGGAGAATTTCAGAATGCCTTATTTGGCTTCGAGTTTCTCGGATTTTTGGAGGCGCTGGCATATCTCACTTTCGTCCTGGCTACGTAATTATTTGTATATTCCGCTGGGGGGGAGTCGGAAGGGAGATCTCCGCACATATTCGAATCTGATGATAACGATGCTCCTAGGAGGGCTTTGGCATGGCGCGAGTTGGAATTTTGTCGTCTGGGGGGGAATCCATGGTGCCTTGCTTGCAATGGAGCGTTTTTTCGATTTTTCATTTTTAAAACCGAGAAAGAAAGGGGAACGAGAAAGGCTCGAGGTTTTTTTATCAATCGTATACCGGGTGTTCGTCATTCTTTCGATCGTTCTGGTTTGGATTTTTTTTCGCTCCCCCAATTGGGAGATTACCATTCGGGTCTTTTCCAAATTATTCCTTTGGTCTCAGGGCTTGGAACCTAACCCATTTTGGACGAGAATATTCGTATCGGTCTTTTTTATTTTCTCCCTTTCCACTTGGATAGGAAGTAGAGAAGAATCTAAAGGGCGATTTAAGAACTGGTATTTAGGACTGAATCCCGTTCTTTTTGGGATCCTTGTTAGCTCGGGCTTACTGATAGCGGTGCTTTTTTCGGCGGATTCTCAACCGTTTCTCTATTTCGTTTTTTGA
- a CDS encoding phosphatidylinositol phospholipase — MAAKTKRTSFQRLLNAMKKLISEVNDHEILRRLETLMATSKEDLNQAVVRSLLENPLDFDPKSVPEPYAQYVRHFVYMVKRNKKMGLDISFDSSGMDSKKEKKKSTAPKKSASPKKTAPARKRA, encoded by the coding sequence ATGGCTGCAAAAACGAAACGAACCTCATTCCAGAGGCTCTTAAACGCGATGAAAAAACTCATCAGCGAAGTAAACGACCATGAAATCCTGAGGAGATTGGAAACTCTGATGGCCACGAGCAAAGAGGATCTCAACCAAGCAGTCGTAAGATCTCTTCTTGAGAATCCGTTGGATTTCGATCCAAAATCCGTTCCGGAACCATATGCGCAATACGTCCGACATTTCGTATATATGGTAAAGAGGAATAAGAAGATGGGGTTGGATATTAGCTTCGATTCGTCCGGAATGGACTCAAAGAAAGAAAAAAAGAAATCTACCGCCCCTAAGAAGAGCGCCTCTCCTAAGAAAACAGCCCCCGCTCGCAAAAGAGCCTAA
- a CDS encoding helix-turn-helix domain-containing protein, protein MLKFKHFPSMPPLPEDIFWEDPSPEEIRDILPSSFPEWLEYLNGLAGLATLSSVADPDALEEICSWGYGEDGFFYSFLAKGSRVRNRLELSNLPFFLEQAPGFEFYDQEARGCLLGPIRIGKKLSGFILVEVSGEPRDRDIFLLGLLCQKISWALGERRVAAEKPSPIESGIGEILFRLAGGNSSLLEEFRKKQILRIFGPPASGRKTLAKWIHKLDLLEKPLVTVSVLPEQIPKLEKALADWEKMAQTGSLVLEKVEDYSLNQQRILYEYSQRKTSKCRLIFLENRDQKPKEEFVYFRSLLAGNSIELPAWKFWNSEDRRSLILSVFQEVREVHGRPDLRLSSEAIESLSGGSSYRNLEDVRNAIEEAVLNSGTGEIHTSELKKEGPLGVSLPDPEDLDLRKAVEAMERQKILLADKLFGGNQIRMAKALGISRGSLQYKLRNLGLG, encoded by the coding sequence ATGCTTAAATTTAAACATTTTCCCTCCATGCCGCCATTGCCAGAGGACATTTTTTGGGAGGACCCGAGTCCGGAAGAAATCCGAGATATTCTTCCCTCGTCTTTTCCGGAATGGTTAGAATATCTAAATGGACTGGCGGGTTTGGCCACTCTTTCTTCCGTTGCTGACCCGGATGCGCTGGAAGAAATTTGTTCCTGGGGATATGGAGAGGATGGCTTTTTCTATTCCTTCTTGGCCAAGGGATCCCGGGTTCGGAATCGACTAGAATTAAGCAATCTTCCCTTCTTTTTGGAACAGGCTCCCGGATTCGAATTTTATGACCAGGAAGCCCGCGGTTGCCTTTTAGGGCCTATTCGAATCGGCAAAAAATTGTCAGGGTTTATTTTAGTGGAAGTTTCCGGAGAACCGAGAGATAGGGATATTTTTCTCTTAGGCCTTTTGTGCCAAAAAATCTCCTGGGCTTTGGGAGAAAGAAGGGTAGCCGCAGAAAAACCTTCCCCGATCGAATCCGGGATCGGAGAAATTCTATTCAGGTTAGCAGGAGGAAATTCTTCTTTGCTAGAAGAATTTCGGAAAAAGCAAATTCTAAGAATCTTTGGACCCCCTGCTTCCGGAAGAAAAACTTTGGCAAAATGGATTCATAAATTAGATCTCCTGGAAAAACCTTTAGTAACCGTTTCCGTCCTACCCGAGCAAATTCCTAAACTGGAAAAGGCATTGGCGGATTGGGAAAAAATGGCTCAGACAGGAAGCTTGGTTTTGGAAAAGGTAGAGGATTATTCTCTGAACCAGCAGAGGATTTTATACGAGTATTCTCAAAGAAAAACTTCGAAATGTCGTCTTATATTCTTAGAAAATCGGGACCAAAAACCGAAGGAAGAATTCGTTTATTTTCGATCGCTTTTGGCAGGGAATAGTATAGAATTACCCGCCTGGAAATTCTGGAATTCGGAGGATCGTCGTTCTTTAATTCTTTCGGTATTCCAAGAGGTAAGAGAAGTTCACGGGAGACCGGATTTGAGACTTTCGTCCGAGGCGATCGAGTCCCTGAGTGGAGGGAGTTCCTACCGAAATCTGGAAGATGTTCGGAACGCAATCGAAGAAGCGGTCCTAAATTCCGGAACGGGAGAGATCCATACTTCTGAGTTGAAAAAAGAGGGCCCTCTTGGCGTTTCCCTTCCGGATCCGGAGGATCTGGACTTGAGAAAAGCTGTGGAAGCAATGGAGAGGCAAAAGATCTTATTGGCCGATAAATTATTTGGCGGCAATCAAATCCGGATGGCAAAGGCTCTGGGAATTTCCAGGGGATCTTTGCAGTATAAATTGAGAAACCTGGGGTTGGGTTAA
- a CDS encoding ParA family protein — MIVVSIANQKGGEGKTTTSLNLAWGLARRGKKTLLIDIDPQANSTGIFLNPEGLEKSMHNIFQSKAKIREVMVPTHVENLTIAPSRLTLAEAETIAAIVDAPYILRDALADLEKEIDFCVIDCPPSLSIFTINALVASNYVIIPLQAEKFSVDGILGLQQTITSIKKRINPGLEIMGALVTQLKPQTLLTKTIIPVLTKYFKIFENSISDGVAVGESHLARKSVFDYNKSSRQAQEYEGFIEEFLNELKK, encoded by the coding sequence ATGATTGTAGTATCCATCGCAAACCAAAAAGGAGGGGAAGGTAAGACCACTACCTCCCTGAATCTTGCCTGGGGGCTAGCCCGTCGCGGGAAGAAAACTCTTCTTATCGATATAGATCCGCAAGCGAATTCAACCGGCATTTTTCTCAACCCGGAAGGATTGGAAAAGTCCATGCATAATATCTTCCAGTCCAAGGCAAAGATCCGAGAGGTCATGGTTCCTACCCATGTAGAAAATCTTACGATCGCCCCCTCTCGCCTGACCCTTGCAGAAGCGGAGACCATCGCGGCTATCGTTGACGCGCCCTATATTTTGAGGGACGCTCTTGCAGACCTGGAAAAGGAAATCGACTTTTGTGTTATCGATTGCCCTCCTAGCCTTTCCATTTTCACCATCAACGCCTTGGTCGCATCTAATTATGTAATCATCCCCTTGCAGGCGGAAAAATTTTCCGTAGACGGAATCCTAGGATTGCAACAGACCATTACTAGTATCAAAAAAAGAATTAACCCTGGACTGGAAATCATGGGTGCCCTTGTGACCCAGTTAAAGCCTCAGACCCTCCTCACCAAAACGATCATTCCGGTACTCACGAAATACTTTAAAATTTTCGAGAATAGTATCTCGGACGGGGTCGCCGTCGGCGAATCCCATCTCGCGAGAAAGTCAGTATTCGATTATAATAAGTCCAGTCGCCAGGCCCAAGAATACGAAGGCTTCATTGAGGAATTTTTGAATGAGCTCAAAAAGTAA